One genomic window of Bradyrhizobium sp. B124 includes the following:
- a CDS encoding CBS domain-containing protein: protein MLATDVMRSSFATIKPTATVLNAVELLLETDQRGLPVIDDAGDLVGMVSEGDFLHRDELGISPPSGNWLESLLGIAENTPERERMRTLRVGSLMSGAPITVDIEASIEDVVAQMDIYNVAQIPVLGAGTVVGIVSRRELLAALARRLREAEKASTGVSS from the coding sequence ATGCTCGCAACCGATGTGATGCGCAGTTCGTTCGCGACGATCAAGCCGACTGCCACAGTACTCAATGCCGTCGAGCTGCTGCTTGAAACCGATCAGCGCGGCCTGCCGGTGATCGACGACGCCGGTGACCTCGTCGGCATGGTTTCGGAGGGCGATTTCCTCCACCGCGATGAGCTTGGTATCAGTCCGCCGTCAGGAAACTGGCTGGAGTCCCTGCTTGGCATTGCGGAGAATACACCCGAACGCGAGCGTATGCGCACCTTGCGGGTTGGCTCGCTCATGAGTGGCGCGCCGATCACCGTCGATATCGAGGCATCGATCGAGGACGTCGTCGCGCAGATGGATATCTACAATGTCGCCCAGATTCCAGTGCTCGGCGCCGGAACCGTCGTCGGTATTGTCAGTCGCAGGGAGCTGCTTGCGGCATTGGCGCGCCGATTGAGAGAAGCAGAGAAAGCAAGCACCGGAGTTAGTTCATGA
- a CDS encoding AAA family ATPase: MTTPAPTPDAATGETDQAAVLSFLARSGQPNAPVKRIDTHCSIVFLEPSRVLKIKRAVKLPYLDFSTLEKRRRACEDEIAINRRHAPSIYRRVIPITRGRDGLAVEGTGPVVEWAVEMARFDENKTLDHLAERDVIRPELGERLAAILLESHRTATGRGGSSWLASLPVIIDRNTEQFCAAPALSREEIDRLHELSHQALARNLELLRRRAAAGQVRHCHGDAHLGNIVLLDGDPILFDAIEFDPNIATTDVLYDLAFPLMDLLYFRRETVANRLFNSYVQTAWDSQSGALCLLPLFLSMRAAIRANVLFTKARQHQFDQAIDAQAKRYFELARRLIEPEPPRLIAVGGKSGTGKSVLARDMAHLIAPPPGALVLRSDVIRKQLHHVAEHATLSPETYTPEASDRVYQAMLKHAAHTLGQGVSVILDAVFLKPVARGAAEAVARDAKVGFRGIFLTAGRATRLHRVASRQNDASDATSDVVLIQDNIETGMVDWDIVDASGTPSTTLERSTSRLLASPTERASDTSPKGNS, encoded by the coding sequence ATGACGACGCCGGCACCAACACCCGACGCGGCCACAGGCGAGACCGACCAGGCAGCCGTATTGTCGTTCCTGGCCAGATCTGGCCAGCCGAACGCGCCGGTAAAGCGGATCGACACCCATTGTTCGATCGTCTTTCTCGAACCTTCGCGCGTCCTGAAGATCAAGCGAGCGGTCAAGCTGCCCTATCTCGACTTCTCGACATTGGAGAAGCGGCGGCGCGCCTGCGAAGATGAGATCGCCATCAACAGGCGCCACGCCCCTTCCATCTATCGCAGGGTGATTCCGATCACGCGCGGGCGCGATGGGCTTGCGGTCGAGGGGACCGGTCCGGTTGTCGAATGGGCCGTCGAAATGGCTCGTTTCGACGAGAACAAGACACTCGATCATCTCGCCGAGCGGGATGTAATCCGCCCGGAGCTTGGCGAGAGACTGGCCGCCATCCTACTCGAATCCCATCGAACCGCAACCGGACGCGGAGGATCCTCATGGCTTGCCTCGCTCCCGGTCATCATCGACCGAAATACGGAGCAGTTTTGCGCCGCGCCAGCTCTGTCCCGGGAGGAAATCGATCGATTGCACGAACTGAGCCATCAAGCCCTCGCGCGCAACCTCGAACTGTTGCGCCGCCGCGCCGCCGCTGGGCAGGTCCGGCACTGTCACGGCGATGCACATCTCGGCAACATCGTCCTGCTCGACGGCGATCCCATTCTGTTCGATGCGATCGAGTTTGACCCCAATATCGCGACGACCGACGTCCTCTACGACCTCGCATTTCCACTGATGGACCTGCTGTACTTCAGACGGGAGACCGTGGCCAACAGGCTGTTCAATAGCTACGTGCAGACCGCCTGGGACTCGCAATCGGGTGCGTTGTGTCTGCTGCCACTGTTCCTATCAATGCGCGCAGCGATCCGGGCCAACGTGCTCTTCACCAAGGCACGGCAACACCAGTTCGATCAAGCGATCGACGCCCAAGCGAAGCGCTATTTCGAGCTTGCACGCCGGCTCATTGAACCGGAGCCGCCCCGCCTAATTGCAGTTGGCGGGAAGTCCGGTACCGGCAAGAGCGTGCTGGCGCGCGACATGGCGCATCTGATCGCGCCGCCCCCGGGCGCCTTGGTTCTGCGATCGGATGTCATTCGCAAGCAGCTCCATCACGTCGCCGAGCACGCGACATTATCGCCGGAAACCTATACGCCCGAAGCATCCGACCGCGTCTACCAGGCCATGCTCAAGCATGCCGCGCACACATTAGGCCAGGGAGTTTCGGTAATACTCGATGCGGTTTTCCTGAAGCCGGTGGCGCGTGGTGCCGCTGAAGCCGTTGCTCGCGACGCAAAAGTTGGCTTTCGCGGCATTTTCTTGACCGCCGGGCGCGCCACACGGCTGCACCGCGTGGCATCGCGGCAGAACGACGCGTCGGACGCGACGTCCGATGTAGTCCTGATCCAAGACAACATTGAAACCGGAATGGTCGATTGGGATATTGTAGACGCTTCCGGTACGCCCTCCACCACGCTTGAACGCAGTACTTCCCGCCTACTGGCCTCCCCGACGGAACGGGCGAGCGATACATCGCCTAAGGGAAACTCCTGA
- a CDS encoding alpha/beta fold hydrolase produces the protein MTVQAVLDQPTTPANDDVTGAGTPALVQPEVGPLTGTESLDQLVHAAMARWTGGLSPAGLALAFADWQLHLVASPGKRLQLALNAVAEASRFARMVSTPHAAWQPWFMVKPQPGDNRFAGRDWTLPAFNVMAQAFLLGEQWWHSAASGLHGVSKGNAAIVDFTVRQCLDVVAPSNFAFSNPEVLRRAMDSGGGNFVSGWHNWLEDCRDLLRAKPSGPAPFVIGKDVAATKGKVVYRNELIELIQYAPATADVCPEPVLIVPAWIMKYYILDLSPQNSLVRFLVERGFTVFMISWRNPEPADRELGLDQYRKLGIDAAIDVINQLVPERQIHAAGYCLGGTLLAIAAARLQKERPGCLRSVTLLAAQVDFTDAGELTLFINESQVAFLEDMMRQRGVLETAQMAGAFQLLRSNDMIWSRLVRDYLMGERAAPSDLMSWNADATRMPYRMHSDYLRKLFLNNDLAEGRYLVDGQPVALSDLRVPMFAVGTVRDHVAPWRSVHKIHLLADADIAFVLASGGHNAGIVAPPSEEGHSYQLLEKKADQPYVGPDEWLRKAVNRDGSWWLEWVRFLTAHSGAWVPAQSALYAPEGVSSLGDAPGQYVLQH, from the coding sequence ATGACAGTCCAAGCAGTTCTCGACCAGCCCACAACTCCTGCCAATGACGATGTGACGGGTGCCGGAACGCCCGCTTTAGTGCAGCCCGAAGTCGGGCCATTGACGGGTACCGAATCGCTCGACCAACTCGTTCACGCGGCGATGGCGCGATGGACCGGGGGGCTTTCACCGGCCGGCCTCGCGCTCGCTTTCGCCGATTGGCAACTCCACCTTGTGGCCTCACCCGGCAAACGGCTTCAGCTGGCGCTGAACGCGGTTGCTGAAGCCTCGCGTTTCGCGCGCATGGTGTCGACGCCGCATGCTGCCTGGCAGCCCTGGTTCATGGTCAAGCCTCAACCGGGCGACAACCGGTTCGCCGGTCGGGATTGGACATTACCGGCCTTCAACGTCATGGCGCAGGCGTTCCTGTTGGGCGAGCAATGGTGGCATTCGGCGGCCAGTGGCCTGCACGGCGTCTCGAAGGGAAATGCGGCAATTGTGGATTTCACCGTCCGGCAATGCCTCGATGTCGTGGCGCCGTCCAATTTTGCGTTCAGCAATCCCGAGGTGCTGCGGCGGGCAATGGATTCAGGTGGCGGCAACTTCGTGTCGGGCTGGCATAACTGGCTGGAAGATTGCAGGGACTTGTTGCGCGCCAAGCCGTCCGGACCGGCCCCATTTGTGATCGGCAAGGATGTCGCCGCGACCAAGGGCAAGGTTGTCTACCGGAATGAGCTGATCGAGCTCATCCAATACGCGCCCGCAACAGCCGACGTTTGCCCCGAGCCGGTGCTGATCGTGCCGGCCTGGATCATGAAGTATTACATCCTCGATCTCTCGCCGCAGAATTCGCTCGTACGGTTCCTGGTCGAGCGCGGCTTCACCGTGTTCATGATCTCGTGGCGAAATCCAGAGCCAGCCGATCGCGAACTTGGTCTCGATCAATATCGCAAGCTTGGGATCGACGCCGCGATCGACGTGATCAATCAGCTTGTTCCCGAACGTCAGATCCATGCCGCTGGCTACTGCCTCGGTGGGACGCTGCTAGCAATTGCAGCAGCTCGGCTGCAGAAGGAGCGGCCCGGCTGCCTGCGCTCGGTAACGCTCTTGGCAGCCCAGGTCGATTTCACCGACGCCGGCGAACTGACGCTCTTCATCAATGAAAGCCAGGTCGCGTTCCTCGAGGATATGATGCGGCAGCGCGGCGTGCTCGAGACGGCGCAGATGGCCGGTGCGTTCCAGCTGCTGCGGTCGAACGACATGATCTGGTCGCGCCTGGTCCGCGATTATCTCATGGGCGAGCGTGCCGCGCCGAGTGACCTGATGTCATGGAACGCGGACGCGACCCGCATGCCCTACCGGATGCATTCGGACTATCTGCGCAAGCTGTTTCTCAACAACGACCTTGCCGAGGGCCGCTATTTGGTCGACGGACAGCCGGTGGCGCTTTCCGATCTTCGTGTCCCCATGTTCGCGGTTGGCACTGTCCGCGATCACGTCGCGCCCTGGCGGTCGGTTCACAAGATTCACCTGTTGGCCGATGCCGATATTGCCTTCGTGCTGGCGAGCGGCGGTCACAACGCCGGCATCGTTGCTCCACCGTCGGAGGAGGGGCACAGCTATCAGTTGTTGGAGAAGAAGGCGGATCAACCCTATGTCGGCCCCGACGAGTGGCTGCGGAAGGCGGTGAATCGCGACGGATCATGGTGGCTGGAGTGGGTTCGTTTCCTCACGGCACATTCCGGTGCGTGGGTGCCGGCGCAGTCGGCGCTTTACGCGCCCGAGGGTGTATCGTCGCTTGGTGATGCGCCGGGCCAGTATGTGCTCCAGCATTGA
- a CDS encoding Hsp20/alpha crystallin family protein, translating to MANDVIPVRTERAMARRENNPFTFLQQEIDRLFDGFGRNFPAFTAPQAMMPRMDVSETDKTVEISAELPGLETKDVQLNLADNVLTIRGEKKSEREEQDKDYHLIERSFGAFSRSVALPEGVKAEDVSAEIAKGVLKVTVKKPAPKQSRQIDIKTAA from the coding sequence ATGGCTAACGACGTGATCCCCGTTCGAACCGAGCGCGCCATGGCGCGGCGGGAAAACAACCCCTTCACGTTCCTGCAGCAGGAGATCGACCGGCTGTTTGACGGATTCGGCCGCAATTTCCCGGCGTTCACCGCGCCGCAGGCGATGATGCCGCGCATGGACGTCAGCGAGACCGACAAGACCGTCGAGATCTCCGCCGAGCTACCCGGCCTCGAGACCAAGGACGTTCAGCTCAACCTCGCCGACAACGTGCTCACGATCCGGGGCGAGAAGAAGAGCGAGCGCGAGGAGCAGGACAAGGACTATCACCTGATCGAGCGCAGCTTCGGCGCATTCTCGCGGTCCGTTGCATTGCCCGAGGGCGTCAAGGCGGAAGACGTCAGCGCCGAGATCGCCAAGGGCGTGCTCAAGGTCACCGTCAAGAAGCCGGCTCCCAAGCAGAGCAGGCAGATCGACATCAAGACGGCGGCGTAG
- a CDS encoding zinc-dependent alcohol dehydrogenase family protein, which yields MHAMILPARGARLQYTERPDPIPRPGEVRVKINACGVCRTDLHVVDGELPDIAYPIVPGHEVVGRIDAIGDGVDHAHLGTRVGVPWLGSTCGHCPYCREGKENLCDAPLFTGYTRDGGFATHLVADARYCFPLGEDGEDAELAPLLCAGLIGWRSLVMAGDGRKLGIYGFGAAGHIVAQVARWQGRDVYAFTRAGDTEAQHLALSLGACWAGASEDRPPAELDAAIIYAPTGPLVPLALRTLRKGGRVVCAGIHMSDIPSFPYDILWGERQIVSVANLTRQDGVDFLKTAAKAGIRTHVTVFPLDQANEALGRLRDGKLIGAAVLKP from the coding sequence ATGCACGCCATGATCCTTCCCGCGCGCGGCGCGCGACTGCAATATACCGAGCGGCCCGATCCGATTCCCCGGCCGGGCGAGGTGCGCGTCAAGATCAATGCCTGTGGCGTTTGCCGCACCGACCTGCATGTCGTCGACGGAGAACTGCCCGACATCGCCTACCCGATCGTTCCCGGCCATGAGGTGGTTGGCCGTATCGACGCGATTGGCGACGGCGTCGACCATGCGCATCTCGGCACACGCGTCGGCGTTCCCTGGCTTGGATCGACCTGCGGGCATTGCCCCTACTGCCGGGAGGGCAAGGAAAACCTCTGCGACGCCCCCCTGTTTACCGGCTATACGCGGGACGGCGGCTTTGCCACGCACCTGGTGGCAGACGCGCGTTACTGCTTTCCGCTCGGCGAAGACGGCGAGGATGCGGAGCTGGCACCGCTGCTCTGCGCCGGCCTGATCGGCTGGCGCTCCCTGGTGATGGCTGGCGACGGCCGCAAACTCGGCATCTACGGTTTCGGCGCGGCCGGACATATCGTGGCGCAAGTGGCGCGCTGGCAAGGGCGGGATGTCTACGCTTTCACCCGCGCGGGCGACACCGAGGCCCAGCACTTGGCATTATCGCTCGGCGCGTGCTGGGCGGGAGCTTCAGAAGATCGGCCGCCGGCTGAGCTTGATGCCGCGATCATCTATGCCCCGACCGGGCCGCTTGTGCCGCTTGCGCTGCGCACGCTACGAAAGGGCGGACGGGTGGTCTGTGCCGGCATTCACATGTCGGATATCCCGAGCTTTCCCTACGACATCCTTTGGGGTGAACGGCAGATCGTCTCCGTTGCCAACCTGACGCGACAAGATGGCGTCGACTTTCTCAAGACAGCGGCAAAGGCTGGAATCCGGACGCACGTCACCGTCTTTCCCTTGGATCAGGCGAATGAAGCACTCGGGCGCCTGCGGGACGGCAAGCTCATCGGCGCGGCCGTGTTGAAGCCATGA
- a CDS encoding CBS domain-containing protein, translating to MYEFLQETVASNMTRSVRSVAPEMTVGDLYRLFAKDDYDAYPVLRDDVVVGFVTKLDALKVFACPTDHILPRYDDQMGTTVDEIMSSDVIAVEPDTNLQRVLQLMVAHRLKSLPVIDKYHHLVGIIAREDVMRVLARCTKRQAPSLVPCETVRCLRLV from the coding sequence ATGTACGAATTTCTCCAGGAAACCGTCGCGAGCAACATGACGAGGTCGGTACGAAGTGTCGCCCCCGAGATGACCGTCGGCGACTTGTACCGATTGTTCGCAAAAGACGACTATGACGCCTATCCCGTGCTCCGCGACGATGTCGTGGTAGGGTTCGTCACGAAACTCGACGCCCTGAAGGTGTTCGCCTGTCCGACAGATCACATCTTGCCACGTTACGACGATCAGATGGGAACGACGGTCGATGAGATCATGTCGTCCGATGTGATCGCGGTTGAGCCGGACACAAATTTGCAGCGTGTTCTGCAACTGATGGTCGCACATCGGCTCAAGAGCCTGCCTGTGATTGACAAGTATCACCACCTGGTCGGGATTATTGCTCGCGAGGATGTCATGCGGGTGCTGGCACGCTGCACGAAGCGGCAGGCGCCTTCGCTCGTTCCCTGCGAGACCGTCCGATGTCTACGTTTGGTCTAG
- the phbB gene encoding acetoacetyl-CoA reductase, whose translation MARVALATGGSRGIGAAISRAFAAAGCRVAACYAGNADAARRFGEQTGIRTFRWDVADFDACAAGVREVEAALGPIDILVNNAGIVRDATLHRMTKPQWDAVIRTDLDSLFNMCRPLIEGMRARKFGRIINISSINGQKGQIGQTNYAAAKAAELGFTRALALESARFGITVNAICPGYINTEMLAAVPADVMQNSILPQIPVGRLGQPEEIACAVAFLSADEAGFITGSTLSINGGQHMC comes from the coding sequence ATGGCGCGCGTCGCATTGGCTACGGGGGGGAGCAGGGGAATTGGCGCGGCGATCTCGCGCGCCTTCGCTGCTGCCGGATGTCGGGTTGCGGCCTGCTATGCCGGAAATGCGGACGCTGCGCGCCGATTTGGCGAGCAGACCGGAATTCGCACCTTCCGGTGGGATGTTGCCGATTTCGATGCCTGTGCAGCCGGTGTCCGCGAGGTCGAAGCCGCGCTTGGCCCAATCGACATCCTGGTCAACAACGCCGGTATCGTGCGCGACGCCACCCTGCACCGAATGACCAAGCCGCAATGGGACGCGGTGATCCGAACCGATCTCGATTCGTTGTTCAACATGTGCCGGCCCCTCATCGAGGGCATGCGGGCGCGCAAGTTCGGGCGGATCATCAACATCTCGTCGATCAATGGGCAGAAGGGCCAGATCGGCCAGACGAACTATGCCGCGGCGAAGGCCGCCGAGCTTGGCTTCACCCGCGCGCTCGCGCTTGAAAGCGCGCGGTTCGGGATCACGGTCAATGCGATCTGCCCGGGTTACATCAACACCGAGATGCTGGCCGCGGTGCCGGCTGATGTCATGCAGAACTCCATTCTGCCGCAGATCCCGGTCGGGCGGCTGGGGCAGCCGGAGGAGATCGCCTGCGCCGTCGCATTTCTTTCTGCCGACGAAGCAGGGTTCATCACCGGGTCGACGCTCTCGATCAATGGCGGTCAACACATGTGCTGA
- a CDS encoding universal stress protein, which yields MFKNILVHIPTELSPRPAVDGSVSLALGTGAHLDAMAIGYETASVPLVVEGSVAVASLFEAEHAQALERAEAALRVFDIEARNANISYATRAVGALPIDAREMICASARLHDLTVVVQPRGEYNSYDNVIPRELLFQAGGPVLFMPYTFHGAFSAKRIGICWDGSRLAARALHDAMPLLRAADALAIITIDGADPIPSESSTDHLVRYLAKEGLPAKITSLPASRSEVQSILLSIAADESLDLLVMGGYGHSRLQETLLGGVTRDMLRAMTVPVLMSH from the coding sequence ATGTTCAAGAACATCCTCGTCCACATTCCGACGGAGCTGTCGCCACGTCCCGCAGTCGACGGATCGGTCTCGCTCGCGCTCGGCACGGGCGCGCATCTCGACGCAATGGCGATCGGCTACGAAACTGCCAGCGTACCGCTCGTCGTTGAAGGGAGCGTGGCGGTCGCCTCGCTGTTCGAGGCTGAACATGCACAGGCCCTGGAACGCGCCGAGGCTGCGCTGCGCGTCTTCGATATCGAGGCACGAAATGCAAATATATCCTACGCAACCCGCGCCGTGGGCGCGCTCCCCATCGATGCGCGCGAGATGATCTGCGCCAGCGCGCGGCTGCATGACCTGACGGTGGTGGTGCAGCCGCGGGGCGAGTACAACAGCTACGACAACGTGATTCCACGGGAACTATTGTTCCAGGCCGGTGGCCCCGTCCTGTTCATGCCCTACACGTTCCATGGCGCATTCTCGGCGAAACGAATCGGGATCTGCTGGGACGGCAGCCGGCTTGCTGCCCGCGCCCTCCACGACGCAATGCCGCTGCTGCGCGCAGCTGATGCTCTCGCCATCATCACCATCGATGGGGCCGATCCGATCCCCTCAGAAAGCTCCACCGATCATCTGGTGCGCTATCTTGCGAAGGAAGGGCTTCCGGCCAAGATCACGTCGTTGCCGGCGTCAAGGTCGGAAGTTCAGTCGATCCTGCTGTCGATCGCGGCGGATGAGAGCCTCGACCTTCTGGTGATGGGCGGATACGGCCACTCCCGCCTGCAGGAAACCCTGCTCGGCGGCGTGACGCGCGACATGTTGCGTGCGATGACCGTCCCCGTCCTGATGTCCCACTAA
- a CDS encoding c-type cytochrome: protein MIGTICAALTPAAADQEQGRRLAQLYCARCHSIDRVSPSPLKIAPPFRTLHERYPVEMLQEALAEGIVTGHPTMPQFSFEPDQVGDFMLFLKSLERGQADR, encoded by the coding sequence ATCATCGGCACGATCTGCGCCGCGCTGACTCCGGCCGCTGCCGACCAGGAACAAGGTCGCCGCCTTGCGCAGCTCTACTGCGCTCGCTGCCATTCAATCGACCGGGTAAGCCCGAGCCCGCTGAAGATAGCACCACCGTTCCGGACATTGCACGAACGCTATCCGGTCGAGATGCTGCAGGAAGCGCTGGCGGAAGGGATCGTCACCGGCCATCCAACCATGCCCCAGTTCAGCTTCGAGCCGGACCAAGTGGGCGACTTCATGCTGTTCTTGAAATCGCTGGAGCGCGGGCAAGCAGACCGTTGA
- a CDS encoding bifunctional acetate--CoA ligase family protein/GNAT family N-acetyltransferase encodes MSTFGLERVLSPRTVALVGGSSRPSSLGLAVLMNLKACGFSGRIAVVNPNYAAIDSETTSPDLKSLPFVPDLLAITAPAAAIPGIISDAAAVGVAGAVILSAGLGHGAGSLAETVARTARMHGMRLIGPNCLGVMVPRAKLNASFAAHQPADGRLALISQSGAVAAAMIEWAAERRLGFSGIVSIGDQLDVDVADLLDYFAQDDHTNAILLYIEAVKDARKFMSAARAAARIKPLIVVKAGRMAQGAKAAATHTGALAGSDAVYDAAFRRAGMLRVYDLRELFDCAELLGRGFVPRGNRLSILTNGGGLGILAIDRLVELGGVPASLSAETIAALDRVLPQGWSRANPVDISGDADAARYVSALDALLEDTNSDAVLVMNVETAVAPTEGIAEAVAQCVRDRRTRKSDVAALVLASWDGADERTAATFEAARVPHFPTEDDAVRAFMYLVRYREASIALAATPPSIAATFAPETEAARRVIAKALSEGRGWLDPVEIVALFKAYDIPIVPTVVARDADEAVDKAAPFLAQGLAVAVKLFSRDIRHKSDIGGVILGLRTSESVVQAARTVLARARAARPDAVLQGVTIQPMIERRAARELLLGIADDPTFGPVIVFGRGGTAVEVINDKALALPPLDMNLARDLVGRTRVSRLLAAYRDVSAVPAEAVPLTLVKLAQMAADIPEVAELDINPLLADETGVLALDARVAIRKPARLFAGQTRLAVRPYPSQWEGELVLKDGSRVVVRPLRPEDEPMVDSFFRRVTAEDIRLRFFQAMKNFSHAFIARLTQLDYARAMAFAALDPSTGAMVGAVQLHSDSLYENAEYAILLQSDLKGRGFGWALMQLLIQYARSEGLKRLSGEVLAENTTMLNMCHELGFTAVTEPTDHRIVNVVLDLSLPMVDALGADILIRRSRDHSGVTATTR; translated from the coding sequence ATGTCTACGTTTGGTCTAGAACGGGTTCTTTCGCCTCGAACGGTCGCGCTTGTCGGCGGCAGTTCGCGTCCATCTTCGCTCGGCCTGGCGGTGCTCATGAATCTCAAGGCGTGCGGCTTTTCCGGCCGCATCGCCGTGGTCAATCCAAACTATGCTGCGATCGACAGCGAGACTACGTCCCCGGATCTCAAGTCACTTCCATTCGTTCCGGATCTCCTCGCGATCACGGCGCCGGCGGCCGCGATTCCCGGGATCATCTCGGACGCTGCTGCGGTCGGTGTCGCCGGTGCGGTGATCCTGTCGGCCGGTCTCGGGCACGGCGCCGGTTCGCTGGCCGAGACGGTCGCGCGGACCGCGCGCATGCACGGCATGCGCCTGATCGGGCCGAACTGTCTCGGCGTCATGGTGCCGCGCGCGAAGCTCAACGCGAGCTTTGCCGCGCATCAGCCCGCCGACGGGCGTCTTGCCCTGATCTCGCAGTCCGGCGCCGTTGCTGCCGCGATGATCGAATGGGCGGCAGAGCGGCGGCTCGGCTTCTCCGGCATCGTATCGATCGGAGACCAGCTCGACGTCGATGTAGCTGATTTGCTCGACTATTTCGCGCAGGACGATCACACCAACGCGATCCTGCTCTACATCGAGGCCGTCAAGGATGCGCGCAAGTTCATGTCGGCCGCCCGCGCCGCGGCGCGGATCAAACCGCTGATTGTCGTGAAAGCAGGCCGGATGGCGCAGGGCGCCAAGGCCGCAGCCACCCATACCGGCGCGCTGGCCGGTTCGGACGCGGTCTATGACGCGGCGTTCCGCCGGGCCGGCATGCTGCGCGTGTACGACCTTCGGGAATTGTTCGACTGCGCCGAATTGCTTGGCCGCGGCTTCGTTCCGCGCGGCAACCGGCTGTCGATCCTGACCAATGGCGGTGGGCTCGGCATCCTCGCGATCGACCGGCTCGTTGAGCTCGGGGGCGTTCCGGCGAGCTTGTCGGCGGAGACGATTGCGGCGCTCGATCGGGTTCTGCCACAAGGCTGGTCTCGCGCCAACCCCGTCGATATCTCCGGCGACGCCGATGCTGCCCGCTACGTGTCTGCGCTCGACGCATTGCTCGAGGACACGAACAGCGACGCCGTGCTGGTCATGAACGTGGAAACGGCGGTCGCGCCGACCGAAGGAATCGCCGAAGCGGTCGCACAATGTGTTCGTGACCGTCGGACCAGGAAGAGTGACGTTGCCGCGCTGGTGCTTGCATCGTGGGACGGTGCCGACGAGCGCACCGCGGCAACCTTCGAAGCTGCCCGCGTCCCGCATTTTCCCACCGAAGATGACGCGGTGCGCGCTTTCATGTATTTGGTGAGATATCGCGAGGCCTCCATCGCGCTGGCCGCAACTCCGCCCAGTATCGCCGCGACGTTTGCGCCGGAGACGGAGGCGGCGCGGCGCGTGATTGCGAAAGCGCTGTCCGAGGGGCGAGGATGGCTTGACCCAGTTGAAATCGTGGCCCTGTTCAAGGCGTACGATATTCCGATCGTTCCGACCGTTGTGGCCCGTGATGCCGATGAAGCCGTGGACAAGGCCGCGCCCTTTCTTGCGCAAGGGCTTGCCGTAGCGGTGAAGCTGTTCTCTCGCGACATCAGGCACAAGTCGGACATCGGCGGTGTCATTCTCGGCTTGCGGACTAGCGAAAGCGTCGTACAGGCGGCCAGGACGGTGCTCGCGCGCGCCCGGGCAGCGCGGCCGGATGCCGTCCTGCAAGGCGTGACGATCCAGCCGATGATCGAACGACGGGCGGCACGCGAATTGCTCCTCGGTATTGCCGACGATCCGACCTTCGGTCCCGTGATCGTGTTTGGCCGCGGCGGCACCGCCGTCGAAGTAATCAACGACAAGGCGCTGGCGCTGCCGCCGCTCGACATGAACCTCGCTCGCGACCTGGTCGGGCGTACCCGGGTCTCGCGGCTGCTTGCGGCCTACCGCGACGTGTCCGCCGTGCCGGCCGAAGCCGTGCCGCTTACCCTCGTCAAGCTGGCACAGATGGCGGCCGATATTCCGGAGGTCGCCGAGCTCGACATCAATCCGCTGCTCGCTGACGAGACCGGTGTGCTGGCGCTCGACGCGCGCGTGGCGATCCGCAAGCCCGCGCGGCTGTTTGCCGGTCAGACGCGGCTCGCGGTGCGGCCATACCCGTCACAATGGGAGGGAGAGCTTGTCCTCAAGGACGGCTCGCGCGTCGTTGTGCGGCCGTTGCGGCCGGAAGATGAGCCCATGGTCGATAGCTTCTTCAGGCGTGTAACGGCCGAGGATATCAGACTTCGTTTCTTCCAGGCAATGAAGAATTTTTCGCATGCGTTCATTGCGCGGCTGACCCAGCTCGACTACGCGCGCGCGATGGCCTTTGCGGCACTGGATCCGAGCACCGGCGCCATGGTGGGAGCAGTCCAGCTTCATTCGGACTCGCTCTACGAGAATGCCGAGTACGCTATCCTGTTGCAGTCCGACCTCAAGGGCAGAGGATTTGGGTGGGCGCTGATGCAGCTTCTGATTCAGTATGCGCGGTCGGAAGGGCTGAAGCGGCTGTCAGGTGAAGTGCTGGCCGAGAACACCACCATGCTGAACATGTGCCATGAGCTCGGGTTCACCGCCGTGACAGAGCCGACCGACCACCGGATCGTCAATGTCGTCCTCGACCTCTCCCTTCCGATGGTGGATGCCTTGGGGGCCGACATTCTGATCCGGCGCAGTCGCGATCACAGCGGCGTGACGGCAACGACCCGATAG